From the Gramella sp. Hel_I_59 genome, one window contains:
- a CDS encoding glycosyltransferase family 2 protein has protein sequence MLAIVIPYYKIDFFEETLKSLSNQENKDFHVYIGNDASKDDPSHLISKYECYLSITYKRFEKNFGSRDLTAQWDRCINMIGDESWIMILGDDDCLGPDTVISFYRCNKDIEENSKLVRFASKILFSDGSSSEVYKHPKLENAGESFLRRYYGQTRSSLSEYIFFRPSYEKYGFYNYPLAWHSDDRAWLEFSEGKPIYSINEAIVYFRHSNLHITGRDDNLKAKDLSSMGFYKYLSKKKNFSKEHRLLFARNFERYARKNGQLGSIKWLQLIYIYMLSFDTTAFIKLLKRILKQPA, from the coding sequence ATGTTGGCTATTGTAATCCCATATTACAAAATAGATTTTTTTGAGGAAACTTTGAAGTCTCTATCTAATCAGGAAAATAAAGATTTTCATGTCTACATAGGTAATGATGCCTCTAAGGATGACCCTTCTCATCTAATATCTAAATATGAGTGTTATCTTTCAATTACTTATAAAAGATTTGAAAAGAACTTTGGTTCCAGAGACCTGACAGCTCAGTGGGATAGGTGTATTAATATGATTGGTGATGAATCCTGGATCATGATACTTGGTGATGATGATTGCCTTGGGCCTGATACGGTCATTAGCTTTTATAGATGTAACAAAGACATTGAAGAAAACTCAAAACTGGTAAGGTTTGCTTCAAAAATTCTTTTCAGTGATGGCTCAAGTTCTGAAGTTTATAAGCATCCAAAACTTGAAAATGCTGGCGAATCTTTTTTAAGAAGGTATTATGGGCAAACCAGAAGTTCTCTTTCTGAATATATATTCTTTCGGCCTTCCTATGAAAAATATGGGTTTTATAATTATCCCTTAGCCTGGCATAGTGATGACAGAGCCTGGTTAGAATTCTCGGAAGGTAAACCTATCTATAGTATAAATGAAGCAATAGTCTATTTCAGGCATTCTAATTTACATATTACCGGAAGGGATGATAACCTGAAGGCTAAAGATCTTTCCTCGATGGGTTTTTATAAATATCTTTCCAAAAAGAAGAATTTTTCAAAAGAGCATAGGTTACTATTTGCCAGAAATTTCGAACGCTATGCCAGGAAAAATGGTCAATTGGGATCAATTAAGTGGCTTCAGTTAATCTATATTTATATGCTTAGCTTTGACACCACAGCTTTTATTAAGCTGCTAAAACGAATTTTAAAACAGCCGGCCTGA
- a CDS encoding glycosyltransferase: MRKTRVSIIICSRSRNISFELELNIRETAGFEYDLIVLDNSKNDLSIFQAYNQGIEKSKAEVICFVHEDVLFHTKNWVSILVDLFERDENLGIIGIAGSQIKTKSPSGWWNCPEPYRSANLIQHLDQGRKEHWNYGFNDKKLSQMVVVDGVFMALRRNSEIRFNEALSGFHHYDLSICLDYSRIGYDIMVTNQILIEHFSLGNLDRNWSKSAIEFEKIYSKSLPVRTHEISEKALDRLEYANRFIFIEKLLSYKMFDLAFEQWMKLIQIKPLSRQNFLILKSIFK; this comes from the coding sequence ATGAGAAAGACCAGGGTTTCTATAATAATTTGCTCCAGATCTCGGAATATTTCATTTGAACTAGAATTAAATATCCGCGAAACCGCTGGTTTTGAGTATGACCTAATAGTACTAGATAACTCAAAAAATGATCTTTCAATTTTTCAGGCCTATAACCAGGGAATTGAGAAAAGTAAAGCTGAAGTTATATGTTTTGTGCATGAAGATGTATTATTTCATACTAAGAATTGGGTCAGCATACTGGTTGATTTATTTGAAAGAGACGAGAATTTAGGGATCATTGGAATTGCTGGCAGCCAGATAAAAACCAAAAGCCCTTCAGGATGGTGGAATTGCCCTGAACCCTATAGATCTGCAAATCTCATTCAACATTTAGACCAGGGGCGTAAGGAACATTGGAATTATGGTTTCAATGATAAGAAATTAAGTCAAATGGTAGTGGTAGATGGCGTTTTTATGGCGCTACGTAGAAACAGTGAAATAAGGTTTAATGAAGCCCTGAGTGGTTTTCACCATTATGATCTTTCTATCTGTCTTGATTATAGTAGAATTGGATATGATATTATGGTGACAAACCAGATTCTAATTGAACATTTCTCTTTAGGAAATTTAGACCGAAATTGGTCTAAATCTGCTATAGAATTTGAGAAAATCTATAGTAAATCCTTACCGGTACGCACTCATGAAATTTCTGAAAAAGCTTTGGATAGACTGGAATACGCAAATAGGTTTATTTTTATTGAGAAACTTCTTTCTTATAAAATGTTTGATCTGGCATTTGAACAATGGATGAAATTAATTCAAATTAAACCATTATCCAGGCAGAACTTTTTAATCCTTAAAAGCATTTTCAAATAA
- a CDS encoding glycosyltransferase family A protein, whose product MNPIISVIIPCYNQAQFLGEAIQSVLDQTFNNWECLVINDGSPDETEAVAREWVNKDKRIQYFYQENLGVGSARNFGIGNSKGKFILPLDADDLISENYLAACLEEIEDPDVKIVYGKAKCFGELDEELDLGNPSLANLLIKNRIHCSGLYRKDDWTVNKGYDVNMKYGFEDWEFWIQILKRGGHAKLLEQCTLFYRIKPVSRSTKINMDTISKQSMQNYIFEKHIELYGYSCSFEVYQDKLKIEEKLINFHTVISFKQLSRVIIQKLRSKFRLK is encoded by the coding sequence ATGAACCCTATTATTTCAGTTATTATTCCATGTTATAATCAGGCTCAATTTCTGGGGGAGGCTATTCAGTCTGTATTAGACCAAACGTTTAACAATTGGGAATGCCTGGTTATAAATGATGGAAGCCCGGATGAGACAGAAGCGGTAGCAAGGGAATGGGTGAATAAGGATAAGCGAATACAATATTTTTATCAAGAGAACTTAGGAGTAGGTAGTGCCAGAAATTTCGGCATTGGGAATTCAAAGGGTAAATTTATTCTCCCTTTGGATGCAGATGATCTTATAAGTGAGAATTATCTTGCTGCATGCCTTGAAGAAATTGAGGATCCGGATGTTAAAATCGTGTATGGTAAAGCAAAATGTTTCGGGGAATTAGATGAAGAACTGGATTTGGGAAATCCTTCTCTTGCCAATCTCTTGATCAAGAATAGAATTCATTGCAGTGGTTTATATAGAAAAGATGACTGGACAGTCAATAAAGGCTACGATGTAAATATGAAATATGGTTTTGAGGATTGGGAGTTTTGGATACAGATTCTAAAAAGAGGAGGACATGCAAAATTATTGGAGCAATGTACATTATTTTATAGGATCAAACCAGTTTCTAGAAGTACTAAGATAAATATGGATACAATTTCCAAGCAATCCATGCAGAATTATATTTTTGAAAAACATATTGAGCTCTATGGTTATTCCTGTTCTTTTGAAGTGTATCAGGACAAACTTAAAATTGAGGAGAAATTGATTAATTTTCATACTGTAATATCATTTAAGCAACTTTCTAGAGTTATTATCCAAAAACTACGAAGTAAGTTTAGGCTAAAATAG
- a CDS encoding glycosyltransferase family 2 protein, producing MDKRPLLTIITINKDNLQGLKRTVESVLEQTWQEFEYLVIDGASQDGTVEFLRSRNSGIDKFISEKDSGIYNAMNKGIKMANGKYVLFLNSGDHFLQIESLENTCQFLRSYDFIYFNLKVIMAQESFIKNYPDQLSFLYFLEDTLPHPSTFIRKAILENNGFYDENLKIISDWKFFLLSICRSNASYIHIDKTLSVFYLDGISSKEDNSEMIVEEKKEVLENFFPLFLNDYSELKKLKESLGELKKSRKIQILVKTGLLNKF from the coding sequence ATGGATAAACGACCATTATTAACCATTATTACGATTAATAAAGATAACCTTCAGGGCTTAAAAAGGACAGTTGAAAGTGTTCTGGAGCAAACCTGGCAGGAATTTGAATATTTGGTTATAGATGGTGCTTCCCAAGATGGTACAGTAGAATTTCTAAGATCTAGAAATTCAGGAATTGATAAATTTATCAGTGAGAAAGACTCCGGGATCTATAATGCCATGAACAAAGGGATCAAAATGGCTAATGGTAAATATGTGCTTTTTCTTAATAGTGGAGACCATTTCCTGCAAATCGAAAGCCTGGAGAACACTTGTCAATTTTTAAGATCTTATGATTTCATTTATTTTAATTTAAAAGTGATAATGGCTCAAGAGAGTTTTATAAAGAATTATCCTGATCAGCTTTCCTTTTTGTATTTTCTGGAAGATACTTTACCTCATCCTTCAACCTTTATTCGAAAAGCAATTCTAGAAAATAATGGCTTTTATGATGAGAATTTAAAAATTATTTCAGATTGGAAGTTCTTTCTTCTAAGTATATGTAGGAGCAATGCTAGTTATATACATATAGATAAAACATTATCTGTATTTTACTTAGATGGAATAAGTTCGAAGGAAGATAACAGCGAAATGATTGTTGAAGAAAAAAAAGAAGTATTAGAAAATTTTTTCCCATTATTTCTTAATGATTATTCTGAGTTGAAAAAATTAAAAGAATCCTTAGGTGAATTGAAAAAGTCCAGAAAAATTCAAATCTTGGTAAAAACTGGTCTTTTAAATAAGTTTTAG
- a CDS encoding glycosyltransferase has product MKVLIVNTFDYGGAATACKRLHLGLLAEGINSKVLLKNKINDWPESHCFEPVESSPGLNQRMTRKVRRLSQEFKLTKPSQISSPEKDFLNNRENGLEMFSFPSSHLDITQSPLYKEADIINLHWVANFLDLGSFFKKNTKPVVWTLHDMNPFSGGEHYEEKYLNLNEFGEPLEREYTKIELEFIKRNLEFKKSIFSKTPKLQIVSPSKWLMKEALSSEVFGEFDVKHIPYGLDSEVFKPLDKAYSKEILNIPQGKKVILFVADSLSNQRKGFEYLRGAFQKLDRHGIVLCAVGKKDLKNSSENIIELGSIKDERLMSAAYSAADVFVIPSIMDNLPNTVLESLMSGTPVIGFPIGGIPDMIDHGQNGILVDKVSVNALKTSIDYFLEHGVQKDIKEIIRDAQQKYDQKIQARAYIDLFSECLEKTN; this is encoded by the coding sequence TTGAAAGTATTAATTGTAAATACATTTGATTATGGTGGTGCTGCGACCGCTTGTAAAAGATTACATCTGGGTTTACTGGCCGAGGGTATCAATTCTAAAGTCCTTTTAAAGAATAAAATTAATGACTGGCCTGAAAGTCACTGTTTTGAACCTGTAGAAAGTTCACCTGGTCTTAATCAAAGAATGACAAGAAAAGTTAGAAGGCTTTCCCAGGAATTCAAGCTTACAAAACCTTCACAGATATCCAGTCCTGAAAAGGATTTTTTGAATAACAGAGAAAATGGATTAGAAATGTTCAGTTTTCCAAGTTCTCATTTAGATATTACTCAATCACCATTGTATAAAGAGGCGGATATTATCAATCTGCACTGGGTGGCAAATTTCCTGGATCTGGGTTCCTTTTTTAAAAAGAATACAAAGCCGGTAGTCTGGACCTTACATGATATGAACCCCTTTAGTGGTGGAGAACATTATGAAGAGAAATACCTCAATTTGAATGAGTTTGGGGAACCATTGGAACGGGAATACACTAAGATTGAATTAGAATTCATAAAGAGGAATTTAGAATTTAAAAAATCGATATTTTCTAAAACTCCTAAACTTCAAATTGTCTCTCCTTCTAAGTGGCTTATGAAAGAAGCTTTATCCAGTGAAGTATTTGGTGAGTTTGATGTAAAACATATACCTTATGGATTAGACTCGGAGGTTTTTAAACCTTTGGATAAAGCTTACAGCAAAGAAATTTTAAATATTCCGCAAGGAAAAAAAGTGATCTTATTCGTCGCAGATTCTTTAAGTAATCAAAGGAAGGGTTTCGAGTATCTTAGAGGGGCATTTCAAAAGTTAGATCGCCATGGTATTGTATTATGTGCAGTCGGAAAAAAAGACTTAAAAAACAGCTCCGAAAATATTATAGAATTAGGTTCGATAAAAGATGAACGTTTAATGAGCGCCGCATATTCGGCTGCAGACGTCTTCGTTATTCCTTCTATAATGGATAACTTACCAAATACAGTCTTGGAGTCATTAATGAGTGGAACTCCTGTAATTGGGTTCCCAATTGGGGGAATACCTGATATGATTGATCATGGGCAGAATGGTATATTGGTGGATAAAGTGTCTGTTAACGCACTTAAAACAAGTATAGATTATTTTCTAGAGCATGGCGTCCAAAAGGATATAAAGGAGATCATTAGAGATGCACAACAAAAATATGATCAAAAAATACAGGCCAGAGCCTACATTGATCTGTTTTCTGAATGCCTTGAAAAAACTAATTAA
- a CDS encoding methyltransferase domain-containing protein, with amino-acid sequence MDNTIQSPFSTNRRAMLLKEIKVQNLIEDYRVQLGIDVSRHFQGLNKFALYQCLDTEYRFFYPYNIGGDSKFYENLEKYEWYYMPWKWEHQKIKGQLKGKEKILEVGSGGLGFLSKMKESGFNVTGLELNKNSLKKAKFLNLELHMETVQNFSVRNQEVFDVVCSFQVLEHISQVNSFIKSQLDCLKPSGTLVISVPNNKSFIRKTEGGILNKPPHHMGLWDERSLRNLESIFNLKVEKVFFEPLQKYHYDWYVNSVLIPFINRNKLLLKIYNKFGSRKILIRIISVISKYIKGHSILIIYKKND; translated from the coding sequence ATGGATAATACAATCCAATCACCGTTTTCAACAAATCGTCGAGCCATGCTCTTAAAAGAAATTAAAGTTCAAAATCTCATTGAAGATTATAGAGTACAGTTAGGAATCGATGTTAGTAGACATTTTCAAGGATTAAATAAATTTGCATTATATCAATGTTTAGACACCGAGTATCGATTTTTTTATCCATATAATATTGGAGGGGATAGTAAATTTTATGAAAACTTAGAAAAGTATGAATGGTATTATATGCCATGGAAATGGGAACATCAAAAAATAAAAGGTCAGCTAAAAGGAAAAGAAAAAATTCTTGAGGTTGGCAGTGGAGGATTAGGCTTTTTATCTAAAATGAAGGAATCAGGTTTCAATGTAACTGGACTTGAATTAAATAAGAATAGTTTAAAAAAAGCTAAATTTTTGAACTTAGAATTACATATGGAAACGGTTCAAAATTTTTCTGTGAGAAATCAAGAAGTTTTTGATGTTGTTTGTTCTTTCCAGGTCCTAGAGCATATTTCCCAAGTAAATTCCTTTATTAAGAGTCAATTGGATTGTTTAAAACCTAGTGGTACTTTAGTAATTTCTGTGCCAAATAATAAATCATTTATTAGGAAAACAGAAGGTGGTATTTTAAATAAACCACCTCATCATATGGGATTATGGGATGAGAGGTCCTTGCGAAACTTGGAATCAATTTTTAATTTAAAGGTGGAAAAAGTATTTTTTGAACCACTTCAGAAGTATCACTATGACTGGTATGTGAATTCTGTTCTTATTCCATTTATAAATAGAAACAAATTATTACTTAAAATTTATAATAAATTTGGAAGTAGGAAGATTCTTATTAGAATAATAAGTGTTATTAGTAAATATATTAAAGGCCATTCAATATTGATAATTTATAAGAAAAACGATTGA
- a CDS encoding sulfotransferase family 2 domain-containing protein, which produces MIYLKRVESFLSNINKQKILFVWIPKNAGTSVFESLNQSLNMKQFLKVSEARNNFYNHGAATFGHIDIVKLKENGIVSLKYYNTSFKFCFSRNPYDRFLSLFHYFQIVERIPLNYNYQDLMNTIVKGIDPIGLYNFKGLSQCNKQSDWIKGIKIDKVYQFEDIGRAFDDLSNITGKNIQLIHKNSSSNSKDRRNELNPETVKMIQEFYEADFLQFNYSFNING; this is translated from the coding sequence ATGATATACTTAAAAAGAGTTGAATCTTTTCTTAGCAATATCAATAAACAGAAAATACTGTTTGTGTGGATTCCAAAAAATGCAGGTACTAGTGTATTTGAGAGTTTGAATCAATCCTTAAATATGAAGCAATTTTTAAAAGTGTCAGAGGCACGGAATAATTTTTACAATCATGGAGCAGCTACTTTTGGTCACATTGATATTGTTAAATTAAAAGAAAATGGTATAGTTTCCTTAAAATATTATAATACATCTTTTAAATTTTGTTTTTCAAGAAATCCTTATGATAGATTTCTATCCCTATTTCATTACTTTCAAATAGTCGAAAGAATTCCACTAAATTATAATTATCAGGATTTAATGAACACAATAGTCAAAGGTATTGATCCAATAGGGCTATATAATTTCAAAGGATTGAGTCAATGTAATAAGCAATCCGATTGGATAAAAGGAATTAAAATTGATAAAGTTTATCAATTTGAAGATATTGGAAGAGCATTTGATGATTTGTCTAATATTACTGGTAAAAATATTCAATTAATCCATAAGAATAGTTCTAGTAATAGCAAAGATAGAAGGAATGAGTTAAATCCAGAAACAGTGAAAATGATCCAAGAGTTTTATGAAGCAGATTTTTTACAATTTAACTATTCTTTCAATATAAATGGATAA
- a CDS encoding ABC transporter ATP-binding protein, giving the protein MSIILKAENISKQYRLGTVGTGTLGDDLKRWWYGVRGKEDPFLKVGALNDRQSKASEDYVWALKDINFEVNQGEVLGIIGKNGAGKSTLLKLLSRVTAPTTGSIKTKGRIASLLEIGTGFHPELTGRENIFMNGAVLGMRRSEIKSKLDEIIAFSGCEKYIDTPVKRYSSGMTVRLGFAVAAHLEPEILVVDEVLAVGDAEFQKKAIGKMQDLSTGEGRTVLFVSHNMTSIQKLCDKLCVIENGNLSFLGDVTTGIREYLKKESFGLRAMADINDNNHIVNIKRVELLNKDRVTSIYAFDEEIFIKMYYSVKSLSKGFVFFVRVIDEEENIIFTSWDSDCRKDLRVENKNELYTIGCFLPTKFLKPGKYSVTIGCHIPFIESITLEESIVSFEITGVNFFKNYSRKGIVSPILNWKSPINADE; this is encoded by the coding sequence ATGAGCATAATCCTTAAAGCCGAAAATATTTCCAAACAATATCGTTTGGGAACTGTTGGAACCGGAACTCTGGGTGATGACCTTAAACGATGGTGGTATGGGGTGAGGGGCAAAGAAGATCCCTTTTTAAAAGTGGGAGCTTTGAACGACAGGCAGAGTAAAGCTAGTGAAGATTATGTTTGGGCATTAAAGGATATTAATTTCGAGGTAAACCAGGGTGAAGTTCTTGGGATCATAGGGAAGAATGGTGCCGGGAAATCCACCTTATTAAAATTGTTATCCAGAGTGACCGCACCAACTACGGGCAGTATAAAAACAAAGGGTCGAATAGCTTCCCTTTTAGAAATAGGTACAGGCTTTCATCCGGAACTTACGGGCAGAGAGAATATATTTATGAACGGAGCGGTTTTGGGAATGAGAAGGTCTGAGATCAAAAGTAAGCTTGATGAGATCATTGCATTCTCAGGTTGTGAAAAGTATATAGATACGCCTGTTAAAAGGTATAGCAGTGGGATGACGGTTAGACTGGGTTTTGCCGTGGCAGCGCACCTGGAGCCTGAAATTCTTGTAGTAGATGAAGTGCTTGCCGTGGGGGACGCTGAATTTCAAAAAAAGGCCATCGGGAAAATGCAGGACCTCTCAACCGGAGAAGGAAGAACGGTGCTTTTTGTAAGTCATAATATGACTTCAATTCAAAAGCTATGTGATAAACTTTGTGTTATTGAGAACGGAAATCTTAGTTTTTTGGGCGACGTAACTACAGGAATAAGGGAGTATTTAAAGAAGGAATCATTTGGACTAAGGGCTATGGCAGATATTAATGATAATAACCATATCGTTAATATTAAGAGAGTAGAATTATTAAACAAAGATAGAGTCACATCGATTTATGCATTTGATGAAGAAATCTTTATAAAAATGTATTATTCCGTTAAAAGTTTATCAAAAGGTTTCGTGTTTTTTGTAAGAGTTATTGATGAAGAAGAAAATATAATTTTTACATCTTGGGATTCGGATTGTCGTAAAGATCTCAGGGTGGAAAATAAAAATGAGCTTTATACCATTGGGTGTTTTTTGCCTACAAAATTTTTGAAACCCGGTAAATATAGTGTAACTATTGGATGCCATATACCATTCATCGAATCTATAACGTTAGAAGAGAGTATAGTTTCATTTGAAATTACAGGTGTTAACTTTTTTAAAAATTATTCACGGAAAGGTATTGTTTCGCCTATTCTTAATTGGAAATCGCCAATAAATGCGGATGAATAA